The Synechocystis sp. PCC 6714 genome includes the window GACCAAATGACAATGGGATTGATGGTCGGAGCGGCAAGGAGAAAGGCCACCGCCACGGAAGGGGGTAAACCTTGCATTAAAAATCTTCTGGCCACGGGCACATTGCCACACTCACAAACCGGAAACATAAACCCCACCAAGCTACCGGCGATCGCCCCGAGGAAAGGGTTACGGGGAATATAGGCAATTAGCTTTTTTTCATCGCTGAAGACTAACAGGGCGCTGGAGAGCACTACCCCAAAGGTGAGGAAGGGGATGGCCTCCACCAGCAAGCTCAAAAAAATAGTAAAGGCTTCGTGCAATTGGGTCATAGATTTAAGCAAAGCCAGGCAAAGTCAGCCCAGGGGACAAAGACTTCCTGAAGCTCACGGTGAGAGGAGCAAGAGACGATAATACCAAACTGCGATCTTTCCTAAGGTTGGTCGGGGGAACCTGGGGGCTCTGTCCCTCCGCCGCCATCACTGGAGTCAGCGGGAGCCAAAGGATTTTGGGATGGGGCTAATTGGGGATTTTCCACCTGCAATTTGATGGCCGCCAGCAACTGTTTCAGCCCCTCCTCCTCCGGATAAATTTTGGTCAACTTCTCCATTGGGGCGATCGCCCCCGCCAAATCTCCCATTTGTAAACGGGCCTCCACTAGACCCTGTAGGGCATTGGGGTTATTGGGTTCCCGCTCTAATACCTTTTCATATCCCCCGGCGATCGCCTCTAACTGCTCGATTTCCGCCGCCGTCGGTTGCTGGGGAGCCCCATCCGGTTGAGTTTGGACTTGGGTTTGATTGGCATCACCCCTCAAAACCGTCAGCATCGGCACCGTCATCATGCCCAGAAAAGCCAATCCTGAGGCAATAATGAACGTCTTTTGTAAAATCTTTTTGGTGGAAGCCATAAATAAGGGGAAAATTCCCAATAACAACAAAATTTAAGCTTTAGCTCCGCAAACTAGCCCTAATAATCCTTATCGCTAAATGGGAGGCAACGGATAATAGAAAAAATAACTATAAACCCCCCCAGCAAAGGCCAAGCCACAGATTAGGGCTAATAATAACAAGCTTTGCCCCATGCCCATGCCGAGATTCCGTAACTCAATCCGACCCAGAATAGCCGCCGCCAGTAGCAACAAAAATGAAGTGAAATAGTTAAACCACCGCAGGGCCACCACAAAAACAAAACACCAAAACACCATCGACACCATTGACCGTAATTCTGACTTAGCCCAATTACCCACCACATAGGTCATCAAAGTAATCGGGGTGGTCAAAGCTAAAGTGGTTAGGGTGATGATGAAGAGGGTAAAAATATGAATTAAGGCCAGAATCGTTCTCTGGTCTAGCTCAATCTGCCAACCCCTGAGATGTTCATGGAACATCATGCTCCAGGGCACACTAGCTTCAGCCAACCTCCAGCCAAAGGCAACATAGGTAACAATTACCAATGCAATGGACAAAAAAGGAATGGACTTGAGCCAGACCACAGGCAACTCCTCCCTAAAAAGAAGAAAACGAAGAGGGCATGGTCGGCCACAGAAAACCCACCGCCATCTTCGTTAACCTTTGCCCCAAAACCAATCAGGACATGAACTGAATAATGTAATCAAAGTAGGGAGCTGCCTCATTGGCATCCTCTGCACTCAGCAGTCCCAGCGCTGCATTCTTGAGAGCGGTCACCGCATCCACCATCCCTGGCACCGGCACATTCAAAGAGTTGTACATCTCTTTAACGCCGATTAAACCAGTGGTTTCAATGGGTTCCTTATTGCCCGCCAAAACACCGTAGGTGACCAAGCGTAAATACCAACCGTAATCACGCAGACACTGATTATATTGCCGCTGACCGTAGGCATTACCCCCGGGAGCACGGTATTCAGGGTGTTGCTTGAACAGTTGTTTTTGAGCTTGATCGACTATCTTTTTTTCATTTTCGGCCAAGGTCTCCGCAATGCGAATACGCTGGGCACCGGTGGTTAAAAACGCCTGGATCCCTTTCAATTCACCGCTAGTGGGGTAGCGGAGTTGATCGTCGGCTTGCAAAATAACTTGACTAACTACACTCATGATATCAACAAGAATTTCATATCATACTGTAGTTTAGCCTGAGTTGCCCCATACCGCCCCAGGCTAACTGTAGTCCTCCCTCGGCGGTATATTTGCCCAACGGTTAACTGTCTAGACCGCCACTGCTTGGGGGCTGGAGGCGAAAGCTGCCTTCAACACGTCTACTTTGTCGGTGTATTCCCAGGGTAAATCCAGGTCATTGCGGCCAAAATGGCCATAGGCGGCCACGTCTTGATAGAATCGTCCTCCCCTTTCTGCGGGTAGATTT containing:
- a CDS encoding M48 family metallopeptidase encodes the protein MASTKKILQKTFIIASGLAFLGMMTVPMLTVLRGDANQTQVQTQPDGAPQQPTAAEIEQLEAIAGGYEKVLEREPNNPNALQGLVEARLQMGDLAGAIAPMEKLTKIYPEEEGLKQLLAAIKLQVENPQLAPSQNPLAPADSSDGGGGTEPPGSPDQP
- the apcD gene encoding allophycocyanin subunit alpha-B, with the translated sequence MSVVSQVILQADDQLRYPTSGELKGIQAFLTTGAQRIRIAETLAENEKKIVDQAQKQLFKQHPEYRAPGGNAYGQRQYNQCLRDYGWYLRLVTYGVLAGNKEPIETTGLIGVKEMYNSLNVPVPGMVDAVTALKNAALGLLSAEDANEAAPYFDYIIQFMS